A stretch of DNA from Thermodesulfobacteriota bacterium:
TCGATGGGTTGCCAGGGAAGGCCGGTCATGGGGATGCTCGCTTCCCGCGGCGGCAAGGGGGGGCGGTGCCGTCCGGGCTGCCGCCGCTCAGCCGAAGTGGCAGATGTAGTGGTACGGCTCGTCCACCCGGATCTCGAAGGAGCTGTCGGCGGGCACCGAGAAGCGCTCGCCCGGGCCGTAGCGGTGCCAGGTGTCCTGGCCGGCCAGCCGCACCCGGCAGGCGCCGGCCACCGTCTCCATGATCTCCGGCGCGGCGGTGGTGAAGGTCAGGGTGGCGGGCAGGATCACCCCCACCGACTTGCGGCTGCCGTCGGCCAGCAGCACGGTGTGGGAGACGCA
This window harbors:
- a CDS encoding pyrimidine/purine nucleoside phosphorylase, whose amino-acid sequence is MDRLDNVTVLTKANVYFEGRCVSHTVLLADGSRKSVGVILPATLTFTTAAPEIMETVAGACRVRLAGQDTWHRYGPGERFSVPADSSFEIRVDEPYHYICHFG